A single genomic interval of Penicillium psychrofluorescens genome assembly, chromosome: 2 harbors:
- a CDS encoding uncharacterized protein (ID:PFLUO_002594-T1.cds;~source:funannotate), which produces MAAISLAERSPSPSIHSLIKRKNWAAKNPGVVLVFCIVFLVGCGIVSLFAYRRWLKRKAEKQSYETTG; this is translated from the coding sequence ATGGCTGCGATCAGTCTGGCTGAACGCTCTCCATCCCCCAGTATCCATTCGTTGATCAAGCGAAAGAACTGGGCTGCGAAGAACCCCGGTGTGGTGCTGGTGTTCTGCATCGTGTTCCTGGTCGGCTGTGGCATCGTTTCGCTCTTCGCCTACCGGCGCTGGCTGAAAAGGAAAGCCGAGAAGCAATCGTATGAAACCACCGGCTAG
- a CDS encoding uncharacterized protein (ID:PFLUO_002595-T1.cds;~source:funannotate), with the protein MEPSSSSQPGQRETSTSGSDALSTTATYTRPGSHNEAVRSDTLSRLATNLNQVELERINTYRLQHRSTVGSGPGPAPREKWLPFGAGKPYPPDLPDPEQYIVEFTDANDPLHPQNWPLRRKIIISVVLAYSTFVSSFSSAIFSSAVTEIGPAFHVSTEVAILGVTLYVLGFASGPTFWAPASELIGRRWPIFVGLFGFSIFTIGTATSKDVQTLMLTRFFAGFFGASPLSIVPAVFADIYNNETRGIAVAIFAMAVFVGPFASPFTGGFITMSYLGWRWTMYIASIMGFLATVLLLLFHRETYAPAVLVGKATVLRRQTHNWGIRARQEEIELDWEELITNNFSRPFRMLFTEPIVFLVSLWMSFVYGLIYALLGAYPVVFEGVHGMNLGVGSLPFIGLIIGELLGGAFILYDQRAYAKKLAANNNIPIPEWRLPPSIIGGICFTIGLFWFGWTGWTRSIHWMAPTASGVLTGFGIYVIFLQCFNYLIDSYLT; encoded by the exons ATGGAGCCAAGCAGCTCCTCTCAGCCAGGTCAGCGTGAGACTAGCACCAGTGGAAGCGATGCGCTGAGTACAACCGCCACCTACACACGGCCAGGATCCCATAACGAGGCCGTTCGCTCCGATACTCTCAGTCGTCTCGCGACCAACCTCAACCAAGTCGAGCTAGAACGTATCAACACCTACCGACTCCAACATCGCTCTACTGTCGGATCTGGTCCAGGTCCTGCGCCACGCGAAAAATGGCTCCCCTTTGGGGCTGGCAAGCCGTATCCCCCCGACCTTCCGGACCCTGAGCAATATATAGTAGAGTTCACGGATGCCAACGACCCTCTACATCCCCAGAATTGGCCGTTGCGACGAAAAATTATCATTTCGGTTGTGCTGGCATATTCCACTTTTGTATCCTCATTTTCCAGTGCTATTTTTTCCTCTGCTGTGACAGAGATCGGGCCTGCCTTTCACGTCAGTACTGAAGTGGCCATTCTTGGAGTGACCCTGTACGTTTTGGGTTTTGCTTCGGGCCCTACCTTTTGGGCCCCGGCAAGCGAATTGATTGGTCGGCGATGGCCAATATTCGTCGGCCTATTCGGTTTTTCGATATTTACCATCGGCACAGCGACCAGTAAAGACGTCCAGACTCTGATGTTGACTCGATTCTTCGCCGGTTTCTTCGGAGCCAGCCCCCTCTCTATTGTGCCAGCGGTATTTGCCGACATTTATAATAACGAGACTCGTGGGATTGCGGTTGCCATTTTTGCCATGGCGGTGTTTGTCGGTCCATTTGCATCGCCTTTTACTGGTGGCTTTATTACCATGTCCTATCtgggctggagatggaccATGTATATTGCGTCGATCATGGGATTTCTGGCCActgtccttcttcttctcttccacagAGAAACCTATGCTCCTGCAGTTCTCGTGGGAAAGGCTACGGTTTTGCGAAGACAAACACATAATTGGGGTATCCGCGCCCGACAGGAGGAAATCGAGCTTGATTGGGAGGAGTTGATCACGAATAACTTCAGCCGACCATTCCGCATGCTTTTTACTGAGCCTATCGTGTTTCTG GTATCCCTCTGGATGAGCTTTGTCTATGGTCTCATTTACGCACTTTTAGGAGCTTACCCCGTCGTGTTTGAAGGTGTACATGGCATGAACCTAGGAGTCGGCAGTCTTCCATTTATTGGACTGATTATCGGAGAGCTTTTAGGAGGAGCCTTCATCCTTTACGACCAGAGAGCATATGCCAAAAAGCTTGCCGCCAATAACAATATTCCGATTCCCGAGTGGCGACTGCCGCCTTCCATTATTGGTGGAATCTGTTTTACCATCGGATTGTTCTGGTTTGGATGGACCGGATGGACAAGATCGATCCATTGGATGGCTCCGACGGCCAGTGGTGTCTTAACCGGCTTTGGGATCTATGTTATCTTCCTGCAGTGTTTCAACTACTTGATCGACTCATATTTGACATT
- a CDS encoding uncharacterized protein (ID:PFLUO_002596-T1.cds;~source:funannotate) has translation MVLPAPALISVDLKQIAIAIWQPWPAYVSILATLSYFILSPLFPNNHRASMSSLRWVYAFAFFNAAVPHLVSWTLSLSSVLIPAMYNDRFLEALHPANVFAVPLPWSGQTVDTVAEGVHFFLRWDYMIGSAGILLWALKLYTVAHKQILSTVCWSGLLFKVGLLTVFAGPAGAAVELMWERDELVFGETGGTRQQVTKAKKSS, from the coding sequence ATGGTGCTGCCCGCTCCAGCCTTGATCTCGGTGGATTTGAAGCAGATTGCGATCGCAATCTGGCAGCCTTGGCCGGCCTATGTCTCCATCCTGGCCACTCTTTCCTACTTCATCTTATCTCCGCTCTTCCCCAATAACCACCGTGCCTCTATGTCCAGTCTGCGATGGGTGTACGCGTTTGCATTTTTCAATGCGGCCGTTCCGCACCTGGTTTCGTGGACTTTGTCTCTATCCTCGGTCCTTATCCCCGCCATGTACAATGACCGATTCCTTGAGGCTCTGCACCCGGCGAACGTCTTTGCAGTTCCGCTCCCGTGGTCTGGCCAGACGGTCGATACGGTGGCAGAAGGAGTCCatttcttcttgcgctggGATTATATGATCGGATCAGCCGGCATCCTGCTCTGGGCGTTGAAGCTGTATACTGTCGCTCATAAGCAGATTTTGAGCACCGTCTGCTGGTCAGGTCTGCTCTTCAAGGTCGGGTTGCTGACAGTATTTGCTGGTCCTGCCGGAGCAGCCGTTGAACTGATGTGGGAGAGAGATGAACTAGTGTTTGGCGAGACTGGAGGCACTAGACAGCAAGTCACAAAGGCCAAAAAATCTTCCTAG
- a CDS encoding uncharacterized protein (ID:PFLUO_002597-T1.cds;~source:funannotate), which produces MLRDADIDSLNNHVSSLSRENEQHHASLQGLLTQFRSLLDDYSALKSDYEEVKDGREKYKKQARGQERNPFVLVLVDGDGYHFKEHFVKAGSEGGINAARELSDSIKELMHSTMGAQADQCRIMVRVYANLLGLSKAFARAGLSGHEARSLSPFCAAFTRAQDLFDFVDAAEEKEGSDFKIREMFRLFADLNQCRHIYFAGCHDTGYGSLLTPHRGSDRITLIKAASFHRDFESLGLPIRELPSVFTSAPLANTNGSIKPAASINGKPKPIPTAPMVKPVCKHFQKGICKFGNGCNKQHIMPDQQLSHPHEEEKSVSKQLWSAPSVVGRSEEFFQTTLPLPSLKSAEFIPVNKDGDRIDIYCPPPTQEAFDEYNRRAKLHKVCNSYHLSGECGDMSCPFDHNDVSDAIIEVLRHMLLQHPCSRGRACRSIKCYLGHMCQKPGCKAVKSWQCRFNQRGHTLDLQAAQWVTPIEHPDVEPFSPSDSSAGDTSPSTIYFG; this is translated from the exons ATGCTGCGGGACGCGGATATAGATTCCCTGAACAACCACGTCTCATCCCTATCTCGAGAAAACGAGCAGCACCATGCCAGCCTCCAAGGCTTGCTCACCCAGTTTCGGAGCTTGCTGGATGACTACAGTGCTTTGAAGAGCGACTACGAGGAAGTGAAGGATGGCAGGGAGAAGTACAAGAAGCAGGCCCGCGGTCAG GAGCGCAATCCGTTCGTGCTAGTTCTtgttgatggcgatggttACCAC TTCAAGGAACACTTCGTCAAGGCCGGGAGCGAGGGCGGAATTAATGCGGCTCGTGAGCTGAGTGACTCAATCAAGGAACTCATGCATTCGACAATGGGAGCTCAGGCAGATCAGTGCCGGATTATGGTTCGTGTCTATGCCAATCTGCTCGGATTGTCCAAAGCCTTCGCTCGCGCTGGGCTGTCGGGGCATGAGGCTCGATCCCTGTCTCCATTCTGCGCTGCGTTCACCCGAGCCCAAGATCTATTTGATTTTGTAGATGCTGcggaagaaaaggaaggaagtGACTTCAAGATCCGGG AAATGTTTCGACTCTTTGCAGATCTCAACCAATGCCGGCATATTTATTTTGCGGGATGTCACGACACTGGATACGGCTCCCTATTGACTCCCCATAGGGGCAGCGACCGTATCACTCTTATCAAAGCTGCCTCGTTCCACCGTGACTTTGAATCTCTGGGTCTTCCCATCAGGGAGTTGCCCTCTGTATTCACCTCCGCTCCTCTAGCCAATACCAACGGTAGCATCAAACCAGCTGCCTCGATTAATGGCAAGCCCAAGCCTATCCCGACTGCTCCGATGGTTAAGCCGGTCTGCAAGCACTTTCAGAAG GGGATCTGCAAGTTTGGCAATGGTTGCAACAAACAGCACATCATGCCTGACCAACAGTTGTCTCATCCTcacgaagaggagaaaagtGTCTCTAAGCAACTATGGTCCGCCCCATCGGTTGTCGGTCGCTCTGAAGAGTTTTTTCAAACCACACTACCTCTCCCAAGCCTCAAATCGGCGGAGTTTATTCCAGTGAATAAAGACGGAGACCGCATCGACATTTATTGtcctcctccaacccagGAAGCGTTTGACGAATACAACCGCCGGGCCAAGCTCCACAAGGTCTGCAATAGCTATCATCTTTCAGGGGAATGCGGTGACATGAGCTGCCCTTTCGACCACAACGATGTCTCCGACGCGATCATAGAAGTCCTTAGACACATGCTCCTTCAACATCCTTGCTCTCGTGGTCGTGCTTGTCGATCGATAAAGTGCTACTTGGGCCACATGTGCCAGAAACCTGGCTGTAAGGCTGTGAAGAGCTGGCAATGCCGCTTCAACCAACGTGGCCACACTCTTGATCTGCAAGCCGCTCAGTGGGTTACGCCCATCGAACATCCTGACGTGGAGCCATTCTCCCCCAGCGACAGCTCTGCCGGAGATACCTCTCCGAGCACTATCTACTTTGGTTAA
- a CDS encoding uncharacterized protein (ID:PFLUO_002598-T1.cds;~source:funannotate), which produces MIYSGEFHPFRLPVPGLWLDVFQKIKSMGFTGVSFYVDWGLIEANPGHVVTDGIWSLEEFFRAATQAGIYLIARPGPYINAETSGGGIPGWVLRTEATIRSYSPEYLKKTARYMSTIGHIIEKAQITHGGPVIMVQPENEYSTWPGVTDFPTEKNREYMAFVENQLLDAGITVPLIVNDNEVKGYWAPGSGLGAVDIYGIDAYPLRYDCE; this is translated from the coding sequence ATGATCTACTCTGGCGAATTTCATCCATTCCGACTCCCAGTGCCAGGCCTCTGGCTCGATGTCTTTCAGAAGATTAAGAGCATGGGATTTACGGGCGTCTCATTTTATGTGGACTGGGGCCTGATTGAGGCTAATCCAGGCCACGTCGTGACCGATGGAATCTGGAGTCTCGAAGAGTTCTTTCGCGCCGCTACACAAGCAGGAATCTACCTGATTGCACGCCCGGGTCCATACATCAACGCGGAAACCTCGGGAGGAGGAATCCCGGGATGGGTTTTGCGAACTGAAGCAACGATCCGATCTTACAGTCCAGAGTATTTAAAGAAAACTGCGAGATACATGTCAACAATTGGTCATATAATCGAAAAAGCTCAAATCACGCATGGCGGACCAGTGATAATGGTACAACCGGAAAACGAGTATTCGACTTGGCCTGGAGTCACGGACTTTCCAACTGAAAAAAATCGAGAGTATATGGCCTTCGTGGAGaatcagctcctcgatgcCGGAATAACAGTTCCCTTGATAGTAAATGACAACGAAGTCAAGGGGTACTGGGCTCCTGGATCAGGATTGGGGGCTGTGGATATTTATGGAATTGATGCATATCCATTGCGATACGATTGTGAGTGA
- a CDS encoding uncharacterized protein (ID:PFLUO_002599-T1.cds;~source:funannotate), whose product MNKIIHQEESPSTPFTIAEFQGGSGEGWGGVAEEMCGELINEEAVRVVYKNNYGFGVKIFNIYMTYGGTNWGNLGYMNGYTSYDYGAALTEERAVWREKYSEEKLEANFLKVSSAYLTATPALGVNGSYGVPDTIAVTPLNGNNTETNFYVIRHADFSSANNTQYNITVPISIGNVTIPQLGGSLSLNGRDSKFHVTDYDLDGINLIYSSAEIFTWARGFGPARVLILYGGADELHEFALSGHLEKPILVEGDDVTIDKRGPAWIVQWQVTSERRVIRLADLEILLLWRNDAYNYWVLELPGPAPIGNFSSPSKGLAVLKAGYLLRTAELVDEHLKLSGDVNATTEVEVISTPAKSLNGIIFNGERLVVSKTDIGKLSGNIPFQPPIIEVPKLSSLNWKYINSLPEIQASYDDSAWTACTKNWTHNPRELSTPMNLYAMDYGYHTGSMIYRGHFIANGHESGLWLNVSGGTGFGHSVWLDNTFLGSWTGSASYQTIVHNLSIPETLSVDNSYVLSILIDNMGQDEEAPGTDVIKFPKGILNYGLSGHNQSDLSWRLAGNLGGEQYKDLVRGPLNEGAMYAERQGYHYPKPPDEDWKSSNPITAGVSQAGVGFYTTRFRLDIPNGWDVPMSFTFNGSSVDNVDAYDIGRNYRCQLFVNGYQFGKYINNIGPQTSFPVPEGILNYQDDNYIALTIWAQDKQGARLGGLDLVPTSIIRSGYIRPDPAPQPTWTPRSGAY is encoded by the exons ATGAATAAG ATAATCCACCAGGAAGAGAGCCCAAGCACCCCATTCACGATTGCCGAGTTTCAGGGCGGATCAGGAGAGGGATG GGGTGGAGTGGCCGAGGAAATGTGTGGTGAGTTGATCAACGAAGAGGCTGTCCGGGTCGTGTACAAAAACAATTACGGGTTTGGTGTGAAGATCTTCAACATATATATG ACTTATGGTGGCACCAACTGGGGCAATCTTGGATACATGAACGGCTACACATCCTACGATTACGGTGCAGCTTTGACTGAAGAAAGAGCCGTTTGGCGCGAGAAATACAGCGAGGAAAAGTTGGAAGCCAATTTTCTCAAAGTTTCTTCGGCCTATTTGACGGCAACACCTGCCCTTGGAGTCAACGGATCCTACGGCGTTCCAGACACGATCGCGGTAACTCCACTCAACGGAAATAATACGGAGACGAACTTCTATGTGATCCGACATGCTGATTTCAGCTCTGCCAACAATACCCAGTATAATATCACAGTCCCGATCAGCATCGGAAACGTGACGATTCCTCAGCTCGGAGGGAGCCTATCGCTTAACGGCCGGGATTCGAAGTTCCACGTCACCGATTACGATTTGGACGGCATCAATTTGATCTATTCCTCTGCAGAAATATTCACGTGGGCTCGCGGTTTTGGACCCGCACGTGTCCTGATTCTCTACGGTGGTGCAGATGAACTACATGAGTTTGCTCTCTCAGGTCACCTTGAGAAACCGATATTGGTCGAAGGAGACGACGTCACAATCGATAAAAGGGGGCCTGCATGGATAGTACAATGGCAGGTCACATCAGAGCGTCGTGTCATCCGACTAGCTGATCTTGAGATACTGCTCCTGTGGCGGAATGACGCCTACAACTACTGGGTTCTGGAGTTGCCAGGTCCAGCACCGATCGGGAATTTCTCATCCCCATCCAAGGGTCTAGCTGTTTTGAAGGCTGGTTATCTTCTTCGCACTGCAGAGCTGGTAGATGAGCATCTCAAGCTTTCAGGTGATGTCAATGCAACCACGGAGGTCGAAGTTATCTCAACTCCGGCAAAGAGTTTGAACGGAATTATTTTCAACGGTGAAAGGCTTGTAGTCTCAAAAACCGACATTGGAAAACTGTCAGGGAATATTCCCTTTCAACCCCCCATTATTGAAGTTCCCAAGCTCTCAAGCCTGAACTGGAAGTATATTAACTCCTTGCCTGAGATTCAGGCGTCGTACGACGATTCAGCCTGGACAGCCTGCACCAAAAATTGGACCCACAATCCACGAGAGCTGAGTACACCCATGAATTTATATGCTATGGATTATGGATATCACACAGGTTCTATGATCTACCGTGGCCATTTTATTGCCAATGGACATGAATCTGGCCTCTGGTTGAATGTGTCTGGCGGTACGGGGTTTGGGCATTCCGTTTGGCTGGACAATACGTTTCTGGGTTCATGGACTGGGTCTGCATCTTATCAAACCATTGTGCACAATTTATCCATCCCGGAGACCCTATCTGTCGATAATTCATATGTTCTGTCAATCCTGATCGACAACATGGGCCAGGACGAAGAAGCTCCGGGAACTGATGTGATAAAATTTCCCAAGGGTATCTTGAATTATGGCTTGTCTGGCCATAATCAATCTGATCTCTCTTGGAGGCTGGCGGGTAATCTTGGGGGCGAGCAATATAAAGACCTAGTCCGTGGTCCACTCAATGAAGGTGCCATGTATGCGGAAAGGCAAGGCTACCACTATCCAAAGCCCCCGGATGAAGATTGGAAATCTTCGAATCCCATAACGGCCGGCGTTTCACAGGCTGGAGTCGGATTTTACACGACAAGATTTCGCCTTGACATTCCAAACGGATGGGATGTACCTATGAGCTTCACTTTTAATGGCTCTTCCGTCGACAATGTCGACGCTTATGATATTGGTCGCAACTATCGATGTCAGCTCTTTGTCAATGGCTACCAATTTGGGAAATACA TCAATAATATTGGCCCTCAGACGTCCTTCCCTGTTCCAGAAGGGATTCTCAACTATCAGGACGACAATTATATTGCACTCACCATCTGGGCGCAAGACAAACAAGGCGCAAGGTTGGGAGGATTAGATCTGGTGCCGACTTCCATTATTCGATCTGGCTACATTCGGCCAGACCCAGCACCGCAACCAACTTGGACACCAAGAAGCGGGGCTTATTAG
- a CDS encoding uncharacterized protein (ID:PFLUO_002600-T1.cds;~source:funannotate), translating to MFFSPHALVAPVLGSLLLAARGTLADDPTQRAEAALTTLQNWYNSTSGLWNTCGWWNGANCMTVIADLAVVDSSVMNTATDVFKNTFQVAPISNPNPGSQNTRISRRTRRPVSHATSSNVSQWLDGANDDDGWWALAWIAAYDVTNEPSYLELAEGIFSSLSSSWGTNCGNGGIYWSTTSTYVNSITNELFLSIAAHLANRVPANKDQYVVWAQKQWNWFAAQGFINGNGTINDGLTTSCQNNGQTIWSYNQGVVLGGLVELNKAAPNSSYLNSANRIATAAIKTLADSNMVIHESCEPSDCEPNGTQFKGIFIRNLQMLQSVSPNSLYKKVIDSCANSIFENDQNSQNQFGVDWSGPVTSVDASTHSSAMDALVAAISF from the exons ATGTTCTTTTCGCCCCATGCCCTCGTGGCACCAGTACTTGGATCATTGCTACTAGCCGCCCGCGGCACCTTGGCTGATGATCCAACGCAAAGAGCCGAGGCTGCTCTCACCACCCTCCAAAACTGGTACAATTCCACGAGTGGCCTCTGGAATACCTGCGGATGGTGGAACGGTGCCAATTGTATGACGGTCATCGCAGACCTAGCTGTTGTGGATTCGTCCGTGATGAACACGGCGACCGACGTCTTCAAAAACACCTTTCAAGTCGCCCCGATATCAAATCCCAATCCTGGTTCTCAGAACACACGCATCTCCAGGCGTACGAGGCGTCCCGTATCCCATGCTACTAGCAGCAATGTTTCACAATGGCTGGACGGGGCGAACGATGACGACGGGTGGTGGGCCCTTGCATGGATTGCCGCATACGATGTCACAAACGAGCCGAGCTATCTGGAGCTAGCAGAGGGAATATTCTCGAGCCTG AGCTCAAGCTGGGGCACTAACTGCGGCAACGGCGGAATTTATTGGAGTACCACCAGCACCTACGTCAACTCCATTACAAACGAGCTCTTCTTGTCAATTGCAGCACACTTGGCCAACCGCGTGCCTGCAAACAAAGACCAATATGTTGTCTGGGCGCAAAAGCAATGGAACTGGTTTGCTGCTCAAGGCTTCATCAACGGAAATGGAACGATCAACGATGGACTTACAACCAGCTGCCAGAACAATGGCCAGACCAT ATGGTCATATAACCAAGGAGTTGTACTCGGCGGTCTCGTGGAGCTGAACAAGGCTGCCCCGAATAGCTCCTATCTCAACTCAGCCAACAGAATTGCGACGGCTGCTATCAAAACACTCGCTGATTCCAACATGGTCATCCATGAGTCATGTGAGCCAAGCGACTGTGAACCTAACGGCACTCAGTTCAAGGGAATATTTATCCGAAACCTGCAGATGCTACAGAGCGTGTCGCCAAACAGTCTGTACAAAAAGGTGATCGATAGCTGTGCTAACAGCATTTTTGAGAACGACCAGAACTCGCAAAACCAATTTGGTGTCGACTGGTCTGGCCCGGTCACGTCGGTTGACGCGTCTACCCACAGTTCAGCCATGGATGCACTGGTTGCCGCGATCTCTTTCTAA
- a CDS encoding uncharacterized protein (ID:PFLUO_002601-T1.cds;~source:funannotate) gives MGCRDLDKGKKALSEIQASGIKGTLSLLQLDVTSESSISAAVDEVDRNFGHVDIFISNAGTTSPSESGRDKLKTIFDINVFGAMLVSEAFVPLLLKSGQPYLIQISSGLGSLGMAADPTNPFYNSLWDEYRMSKAALNMMTLQMHKRLSTQNIRVFAVCPGLVRSRLRGESETAVSAGGAAGDPVVSGNLIMDIILGKRDDSVGKFVHKDGTYPW, from the coding sequence ATGGGTTGTCGGGACCTCGacaagggaaagaaagcTCTATCTGAAATCCAAGCCAGCGGCATTAAGGGAACACTTTCTCTGCTCCAACTCGATGTTACATCCGAGTCCTCAATTTCTGCAGCAGTGGACGAAGTCGACAGGAACTTTGGGCATGTTGATATCTTCATCAGCAATGCGGGAACTACATCGCCAAGTGAAAGCGGTCGCGATAAGCTGAAAACTATTTTTGATATCAATGTCTTCGGCGCTATGCTCGTATCCGAAGCATTTGTGCCCCTTCTACTGAAATCAGGCCAACCATATCTGATCCAAATTTCTAGCGGTCTGGGCTCACTGGGGATGGCAGCGGATCCAACCAATCCTTTTTACAACTCTCTTTGGGATGAGTACCGAATGAGCAAGGCTGCCCTGAATATGATGACACTTCAGATGCATAAAAGGCTGTCGACGCAGAATATTCGAGTTTTTGCTGTCTGTCCCGGGTTGGTGAGGTCGCGATTGAGAGGAGAAAGTGAAACGGCAGTCAGCgctggcggtgctgctggcgaTCCGGTGGTCTCTGGGAATTTGATTATGGACATCATCCTGGGAAAGAGAGATGACAGTGTCGGGAAATTTGTTCACAAGGACGGCACTTATCCTTGGTAA
- a CDS encoding uncharacterized protein (ID:PFLUO_002602-T1.cds;~source:funannotate) produces the protein MAIAATISGQQLYYIHRLHQEYGHIVRIGPDEVAVSSLADFKEIHSVGSGFIKGEWYAQLVNGRLGIFSMRDAKMHAQRRRLFAKPFSKSDLRRNWEPIVRDKAELAVSQIQNELQDHGVSDILKWATLMATDVSTHLMFGESFEMLRVGKKNEYIRTLESAMKGSGLGVELPLLRTIGRFIPSKSFQRLFRAGHYLSEYGKLAVINGRQKRDSTNNIFSGMISESEKNEATLTDADVALEAGNLIMAGSDTTAVTLTYLIWAVLSQPTLRSKLESELANLSDDYMDTDLETLPLLNAIIMETLRLYGAAPGSLPRTVPEGGVTFSKYYLPYGTTVTTQSYTMHRDPNIFPNPEEFDATRWLQPDHEVSDEVKTAFSPFGTGSRGCLGKHLSWIELRLAATEFFRRCGNVRLAPGVNKDYMKPVHYFLIAPSAHKCEVVMDV, from the exons ATGGCTATTGCAG CGACCATAAGCGGCCAGCAGCTTTACTACATCCATCGACTTCACCAAGAATATGGCCATATTGTGCGCATTGGTCCAGACGAAGTAGCGGTGTCCTCTTTGGCCGATTTTAAGGAGATTCACAGTGTGGGTTCGGGGTTTATCAAAGGCGAATGGTATGCACAGCTCGTGAATGGTCGGCTgggcatcttctccatgcgaGACGCAAAAATGCATGCCCAGCGTAGGAGACTTTTCGCCAAGCCCTTCTCCAAATCGGATCTCCGACGCAACTGGGAGCCTATTGTGAGGGATAAGGCTGAGTTGGCAGTTTCTCAGATCCAAAATGAACTCCAAGATCACGGCGTGAGCGACATCCTGAAATGGGCTACTCTCATGGCAACAGATGTCAGCACACATTTGATGTTTGGCGAGTCTTTTGAAATGCTGCGCGTGGGAAAG AAAAATGAGTACATTCGGACCCTGGAGTCTGCTATGAAGGGGAGCGGGCTCGGCGTGGAACTTCCACTGTTGAGAACTATTGGCCGATTTATCCCATCGAAGTCATTTCAGAGGCTGTTCAGGGCAGGGCATTACCTGTCCGAATATGGAAAATTAGCAGTTATCAACGGCCGTCAGAAGCGTGATTCTACTAATAACATCTTTTCGGGTATGATTAGTGAGAGTGAAAAGAACGAGGCAACTTTGACTGATGCAGACGTGGCCTTGGAAGCCGGGAACTTGATCATGGCCGGCTCTGATACCACGGCAGTCACGCTCACATACCTAATATGGGCGGTTCTATCGCAACCAACGCTACGCTCAAAACTTGAAAGCGAGTTAGCCAACTTGAGTGACGACTACATGGATACGGATCTCGAGACACTTCCGTTACTCAATGCCATCATTATGGAGACTCTGAGATTATATGGCGCCGCCCCCGGATCTCTTCCCCGAACTGTCCCAGAGGGAGGTGTTACTTTTTCCAAATATTATCTACCATACGGGACAACTGTAACCACGCAGAGCTATACTATGCACCGTGACCCAAATATCTTTCCTAACCCTGAGGAATTTGACGCTACACGCTGGCTGCAACCGGATCACGAAGTCTCTGATGAGGTCAAAACTGCTTTCTCGCCTTTTGGTACTGGTTCTCGTGGCTGTCTTGGTAAACACCTCTCCTGGATAGAGCTGAGGCTTGCTGCAACTGAATTTTTCCGTCGGTGTGGTAACGTTCGGCTCGCACCAGGTGTGAACAAAGACTATATGAAACCCGTTCACTACTTTCTCATTGCACCTTCTGCCCATAAATGTGAAGTGGTCATGGATGTATAG